Proteins from one Elephas maximus indicus isolate mEleMax1 chromosome 12, mEleMax1 primary haplotype, whole genome shotgun sequence genomic window:
- the CD19 gene encoding B-lymphocyte antigen CD19 isoform X3, giving the protein MPPPLLLFFLLFLAPAGVRPQKQVLVEEGDDAMLTCLKDPLNSSPESSMPLAWYQGSEIEPFLELKLGLPGLGIQVGPLGIMLLIFNVSYQMGGFYLCQPRPPSEQAWQPGWTVSVNGSGEMFRWNASDLDGLSCNLGNMSSEGPRASSGSPTSSQMYVWTKRHHKTWEADPVCVPPQGSPNQGFNQDLTVAPGSVLWLPCGVPPATVSRGPISWNHVHPKKPNISLLSLDLKYSLAREMWVQGTLWGGTVLLLPQVTVQDAGTYRCHHGNWTEFELKVTARPAVWRWLLKSGGWKVPAVTLIYLLFCLGFLVGLLHLRRALILRRKRKRMTDPTRRFFKVTPPPGNGAQNQYGNVLSLPTTTSSTGRALRWAAGLGGAALPYGNPHNDYREAGASRPQSPQGADPKEEEGEAYEEPDSEEASEFYENDDANNLGQDQLSQDGSSYEHPEGYENPEDEDSFSSAESYENEDEVLAPPVPRAVDFLSPHGTAWDPSREATSLGSQSYEDMRGILYAAPQLRSLRAQSGPNHEEDADSYENMDNPDGPEPAWGGGGHMGTWSTR; this is encoded by the exons ATGCCGCCCcctctcctcctctttttcctcctcttccttgctCCGGCAGGAGTCAGGCCCCAGAAACAAGTGCTGGTTGAAG AGGGAGACGATGCCATGCTGACGTGTCTCAAGGACCCCTTAAACTCCTCACCTGAGTCCTCTATGCCCCTGGCCTGGTATCAGGGGTCCGAGATAGAGCCCTTCTTAGAGCTGAAGCTGGGGTTACCAGGCCTGGGCATCCAGGTGGGGCCTCTGGGCATCATGCTGCTCATCTTCAACGTCTCGTACCAGATGGGGGGGTTCTACCTATGCCAGCCACGGCCCCCCTCTGAGCAGGCCTGGCAGCCTGGTTGGACAGTCAGTGTGAATGGCAGCG GGGAGATGTTCAGGTGGAATGCTTCAGACCTAGATGGCCTAAGCTGTAATCTGGGGAACATGTCCTCAGAAGGCCCCAGGGCCTCTTCTGGTTCCCCCACCAGCTCCCAGATGTACGTGTGGACCAAACGTCACCATAAGACCTGGGAGGCAGACCCTGTGTGTGTCCCACCTCAGGGCAGTCCAAACCAGGGCTTCAACCAAG ACCTCACCGTGGCTCCTGGCTCCGTACTCTGGCTACCCTGTGGGGTGCCCCCTGCCACCGTGTCCAGAGGCCCCATCTCCTGGAACCATGTACACCCCAAGAAGCCTAACATCTCACTGCTGAGCCTAGACCTGAAGTATTCTCTAGCCAGAGAGATGTGGGTACAGGGGACCCTCTGGGGAGGGACTGTTCTGTTGCTACCCCAGGTCACAGTTCAAGATGCTGGCACCTATCGATGTCACCATGGCAATTGGACCGAGTTTGAGCTGAAAGTCACTGCCAGGCCAG CAGTATGGCGCTGGCTGCTGAAGTCTGGTGGCTGGAAGGTCCCAGCTGTGACTCTGATTTATCTACTCTTCTGCTTGGGTTTCCTGGTGGGCTTGCTTCATCTTCGAAGAG CCCTGATcctgaggaggaaaagaaagcgAATGACTGACCCTACCAGGAG GTTCTTCAAAGTGACACCTCCGCCGGGAAACGGGGCCCAGAACCAGTACGGCAACGTGCTGTCGCTGCCGACGACCACCTCCAGCACCG GACGCGCCCTCCGATGGGCTGCTGGCCTGGGGGGCGCCGCTTTGCCCTACGGAAACCCGCACAACGACTACCGGGAGGCTGGAGCCTCGAGGCCCCAGAGCCCACAGGGAGCTG ACCCCAAAGAAGAGGAAGGGGAGGCCTATGAGGAGCCGGACAGTGAGGAGGCCTCGGAATTCTATGAGAACGACGATGCCAACAACCTTGGGCAGGACCAACTGTCCCAGG ATGGCAGCAGCTATGAGCACCCTGAGGGCTATGAGAATCCTGAGGATG AGGACTCCTTCTCTAGCG cTGAATCTTACGAGAATGAGGATGAAGTGCTGGCCCCACCAGTCCCCCGGGCAGTAG ACTTCCTGAGTCCCCATGGGACTGCTTGGGACCCCAGCCGGGAGGCAACCTCTCTTG GGTCCCAGTCCTATGAAGATATGAGAGGGATCCTGTACGCAGCCCCCCAGCTCCGCTCCCTTCGGGCCCAGTCTGGTCCCAATCATGAGGAAG ATGCAGACTCCTATGAGAACATGGATAATCCCGATGGGCCAGAACCAGCATGGGGAGGAGGTGGCCACATGGGGACCTGGAGCACCAGGTGA
- the CD19 gene encoding B-lymphocyte antigen CD19 isoform X2, whose translation MPPPLLLFFLLFLAPAGVRPQKQVLVEEGDDAMLTCLKDPLNSSPESSMPLAWYQGSEIEPFLELKLGLPGLGIQVGPLGIMLLIFNVSYQMGGFYLCQPRPPSEQAWQPGWTVSVNGSGEMFRWNASDLDGLSCNLGNMSSEGPRASSGSPTSSQMYVWTKRHHKTWEADPVCVPPQGSPNQGFNQDLTVAPGSVLWLPCGVPPATVSRGPISWNHVHPKKPNISLLSLDLKYSLAREMWVQGTLWGGTVLLLPQVTVQDAGTYRCHHGNWTEFELKVTARPVWRWLLKSGGWKVPAVTLIYLLFCLGFLVGLLHLRRALILRRKRKRMTDPTRRFFKVTPPPGNGAQNQYGNVLSLPTTTSSTGRALRWAAGLGGAALPYGNPHNDYREAGASRPQSPQGADPKEEEGEAYEEPDSEEASEFYENDDANNLGQDQLSQDGSSYEHPEGYENPEDGTLGPEDGTLGPEDEDSFSSAESYENEDEVLAPPVPRAVDFLSPHGTAWDPSREATSLGSQSYEDMRGILYAAPQLRSLRAQSGPNHEEDADSYENMDNPDGPEPAWGGGGHMGTWSTR comes from the exons ATGCCGCCCcctctcctcctctttttcctcctcttccttgctCCGGCAGGAGTCAGGCCCCAGAAACAAGTGCTGGTTGAAG AGGGAGACGATGCCATGCTGACGTGTCTCAAGGACCCCTTAAACTCCTCACCTGAGTCCTCTATGCCCCTGGCCTGGTATCAGGGGTCCGAGATAGAGCCCTTCTTAGAGCTGAAGCTGGGGTTACCAGGCCTGGGCATCCAGGTGGGGCCTCTGGGCATCATGCTGCTCATCTTCAACGTCTCGTACCAGATGGGGGGGTTCTACCTATGCCAGCCACGGCCCCCCTCTGAGCAGGCCTGGCAGCCTGGTTGGACAGTCAGTGTGAATGGCAGCG GGGAGATGTTCAGGTGGAATGCTTCAGACCTAGATGGCCTAAGCTGTAATCTGGGGAACATGTCCTCAGAAGGCCCCAGGGCCTCTTCTGGTTCCCCCACCAGCTCCCAGATGTACGTGTGGACCAAACGTCACCATAAGACCTGGGAGGCAGACCCTGTGTGTGTCCCACCTCAGGGCAGTCCAAACCAGGGCTTCAACCAAG ACCTCACCGTGGCTCCTGGCTCCGTACTCTGGCTACCCTGTGGGGTGCCCCCTGCCACCGTGTCCAGAGGCCCCATCTCCTGGAACCATGTACACCCCAAGAAGCCTAACATCTCACTGCTGAGCCTAGACCTGAAGTATTCTCTAGCCAGAGAGATGTGGGTACAGGGGACCCTCTGGGGAGGGACTGTTCTGTTGCTACCCCAGGTCACAGTTCAAGATGCTGGCACCTATCGATGTCACCATGGCAATTGGACCGAGTTTGAGCTGAAAGTCACTGCCAGGCCAG TATGGCGCTGGCTGCTGAAGTCTGGTGGCTGGAAGGTCCCAGCTGTGACTCTGATTTATCTACTCTTCTGCTTGGGTTTCCTGGTGGGCTTGCTTCATCTTCGAAGAG CCCTGATcctgaggaggaaaagaaagcgAATGACTGACCCTACCAGGAG GTTCTTCAAAGTGACACCTCCGCCGGGAAACGGGGCCCAGAACCAGTACGGCAACGTGCTGTCGCTGCCGACGACCACCTCCAGCACCG GACGCGCCCTCCGATGGGCTGCTGGCCTGGGGGGCGCCGCTTTGCCCTACGGAAACCCGCACAACGACTACCGGGAGGCTGGAGCCTCGAGGCCCCAGAGCCCACAGGGAGCTG ACCCCAAAGAAGAGGAAGGGGAGGCCTATGAGGAGCCGGACAGTGAGGAGGCCTCGGAATTCTATGAGAACGACGATGCCAACAACCTTGGGCAGGACCAACTGTCCCAGG ATGGCAGCAGCTATGAGCACCCTGAGGGCTATGAGAATCCTGAGGATGGGACCTTAGGTCCTGAGGATGGGACCCTGGGTCCTGAGGATGAGGACTCCTTCTCTAGCG cTGAATCTTACGAGAATGAGGATGAAGTGCTGGCCCCACCAGTCCCCCGGGCAGTAG ACTTCCTGAGTCCCCATGGGACTGCTTGGGACCCCAGCCGGGAGGCAACCTCTCTTG GGTCCCAGTCCTATGAAGATATGAGAGGGATCCTGTACGCAGCCCCCCAGCTCCGCTCCCTTCGGGCCCAGTCTGGTCCCAATCATGAGGAAG ATGCAGACTCCTATGAGAACATGGATAATCCCGATGGGCCAGAACCAGCATGGGGAGGAGGTGGCCACATGGGGACCTGGAGCACCAGGTGA
- the RABEP2 gene encoding rab GTPase-binding effector protein 2 isoform X1, with translation MAAAASAAAGEDGRRRPGVALDHQPQEGAKAEAESGELCRLRAELAAALAEMETMKAVAEVSESTKAEAVAAVRRQCQEEVASLQAILKDSICSYEAQIASLKQERQQQQQECEEKERELGRLKQLLSRAHPLDSLEKQMEKAHEDSEKLREIVLPMEQEIEELKAKLLRAEELIQEIQRRPRHPSSLHGSTELLPLSRDPSPPLEPLEELSGEGGTAAEAFAHNCDDSASISSFSLGGGASSSTSLPHSRQGLSPEQEETASLVSTGTLVPEGIYLPPPGYQLVPDNQWEQLQTEGQQLQKDLERLSRERDELQEGLRRSNEDCAKQMQVLLAQVQNSEQLLRTLQGTVSQAQERVQLQMAELATSHKCLSHKVKRLNEENQGLRAEQSPSAAPRGLEQEDGKQEALPSSVPELQQLVRYTRQEARASQQTREHEAERLRIEIVTLREALEEETAARASLEGQLRVQREESEVLEASLCSLRTELERVQQEQSRAGQQEALRPPSALGQTEEAPLTDLFSEQRAKMLRLQAELETSEQVQRDFVRLSQALQVRLERIRQAETLEQVHSILDEAPLRDVRDIKDT, from the exons ATGGCGGCAGCTGCGTCGGCTGCTGCGGGCGAGGACGGCCGGCGGCGGCCAGGAGTCG CGCTGGACCACCAGCCCCAGGAGGGGGCAAAGGCTGAGGCTGAGTCCGGGGAGCTCTGCCGTCTTCGAGCCGAGCTGGCAGCTGCCCTGGCAGAAATGGAGACCATGAAGGCTGTGGCGGAGGTGAGCGAGAGTACGAAGGCCGAGGCTGTGGCTGCAGTGCGGCGGCAATGCCAAGAGGAGGTGGCCTCGCTGCAGGCCATCCTGAAAG ACTCCATCTGCAGCTATGAAGCCCAAATCGCTTCTCTGAAGCAagagcggcagcagcagcagcaggagtgtGAGGAGAAGGAGCGGGAACTGGGCCGGCTGAAGCAGCTTCTGTCCCGCGCTCACCCCCTGGACTCCTTGGAGAAGCAGATGGAAAAG GCCCACGAGGACTCGGAGAAGCTGCGGGAGATTGTGCTGCCCATGGAGCAGGAGATTGAGGAGCTGAAGGCGAAGCTGCTGAGGGCAGAGGAGCTGATTCAAGAGATCCAG AGACGGCCCCGGCACCCCTCTTCCTTGCACGGCTCCACAGAGTTGCTGCCCCTGTCCCGGGACCCGTCTCCCCCACTGGAGCCTCTGGAGGAGCTGAGTGGAGAAGGGGGTACGGCAGCCGAGGCCTTCGCCCACAACTGTGATGACAGCgcttccatatcctccttctccCTCGGTGGTGGGGCCAGCAGCAGCACCTCCCTGCCCCATAGCCGCCAGGGCCTGAGCCCTGAGCAGGAAGAGACGGCCTCCCTGGTGTCCACGGGCACCCTGGTCCCTGAGGGCATCTACCTGCCCCCTCCTGGTTACCAGCTTGTCCCAGACAACCAGTGGGAGCAGCTGCAGACAGAG GGGCAGCAGCTGCAGAAGGACCTAGAGAGGCTCAGCCGCGAGCGAGATGAGCTACAAGAGGGCCTGAGACGGAGTAACGAGGACTGTGCCAAGCAG ATGCAGGTACTCCTAGCCCAGGTCCAGAACTCGGAGCAGCTGCTTCGGACCCTGCAGGGGACCGTGAGCCAGGCCCAGGAGCGGGTTCAGCTGCAGATG GCAGAGCTGGCCACCTCCCACAAGTGCCTGAGCCACAAAGTAAAGCGGCTGAATGAGGAGAACCAAGGGCTCCGGGCTGAGCAGTCTCCATCTGCAGCCCCCCGGGGCCTGGAGCAGGAGGATGGCAAGCAAGAGGCGCTGCCCAGCTCAGTGCCG GAGCTGCAGCAGCTGGTGCGATACACGCGGCAGGAGGCGCGGGCCAGTCAGCAGACCCGGGAGCACGAGGCTGAGCGCCTGCGCATTGAAATTGTGACACTGCGGGAGGCGCTGGAGGAGGAGACGGCAGCCAGGGCCAGCCTGGAGGGGCAGTTGAGGGTGCAACGGGAGGAGTCAG AGGTGTTAGAGG CTTCCCTGTGCAGCCTGAGGACGGAGCTGGAGCGAGTCCAGCAGGAACAGAGCAGG GCCGGGCAGCAGGAAGCGCTGAGGCCACCATCAGCCTTAGGCCAGACAGAGGAG GCCCCGCTCACCGACCTCTTCTCAGAACAGAGGGCCAAGATGCTGCGGCTGCAGGCGGAGCTGGAGACCAGCGAGCAGGTGCAGAGGGATTTTGTACGTCTCTCCCAGGCCCTGCAG GTACGCCTGGAACGGATCCGCCAGGCAGAGACACTGGAGCAAGTGCACAGCATCCTGGATGAGGCGCCCCTCAGGGATGTCAGGGACATCAAGGACACCTGA
- the RABEP2 gene encoding rab GTPase-binding effector protein 2 isoform X2 yields MAAAASAAAGEDGRRRPGVALDHQPQEGAKAEAESGELCRLRAELAAALAEMETMKAVAEVSESTKAEAVAAVRRQCQEEVASLQAILKDSICSYEAQIASLKQERQQQQQECEEKERELGRLKQLLSRAHPLDSLEKQMEKAHEDSEKLREIVLPMEQEIEELKAKLLRAEELIQEIQRRPRHPSSLHGSTELLPLSRDPSPPLEPLEELSGEGGTAAEAFAHNCDDSASISSFSLGGGASSSTSLPHSRQGLSPEQEETASLVSTGTLVPEGIYLPPPGYQLVPDNQWEQLQTEGQQLQKDLERLSRERDELQEGLRRSNEDCAKQMQVLLAQVQNSEQLLRTLQGTVSQAQERVQLQMAELATSHKCLSHKVKRLNEENQGLRAEQSPSAAPRGLEQEDGKQEALPSSVPELQQLVRYTRQEARASQQTREHEAERLRIEIVTLREALEEETAARASLEGQLRVQREESEVLEASLCSLRTELERVQQEQSRAGQQEALRPPSALGQTEEAPLTDLFSEQRAKMLRLQAELETSEQVRLERIRQAETLEQVHSILDEAPLRDVRDIKDT; encoded by the exons ATGGCGGCAGCTGCGTCGGCTGCTGCGGGCGAGGACGGCCGGCGGCGGCCAGGAGTCG CGCTGGACCACCAGCCCCAGGAGGGGGCAAAGGCTGAGGCTGAGTCCGGGGAGCTCTGCCGTCTTCGAGCCGAGCTGGCAGCTGCCCTGGCAGAAATGGAGACCATGAAGGCTGTGGCGGAGGTGAGCGAGAGTACGAAGGCCGAGGCTGTGGCTGCAGTGCGGCGGCAATGCCAAGAGGAGGTGGCCTCGCTGCAGGCCATCCTGAAAG ACTCCATCTGCAGCTATGAAGCCCAAATCGCTTCTCTGAAGCAagagcggcagcagcagcagcaggagtgtGAGGAGAAGGAGCGGGAACTGGGCCGGCTGAAGCAGCTTCTGTCCCGCGCTCACCCCCTGGACTCCTTGGAGAAGCAGATGGAAAAG GCCCACGAGGACTCGGAGAAGCTGCGGGAGATTGTGCTGCCCATGGAGCAGGAGATTGAGGAGCTGAAGGCGAAGCTGCTGAGGGCAGAGGAGCTGATTCAAGAGATCCAG AGACGGCCCCGGCACCCCTCTTCCTTGCACGGCTCCACAGAGTTGCTGCCCCTGTCCCGGGACCCGTCTCCCCCACTGGAGCCTCTGGAGGAGCTGAGTGGAGAAGGGGGTACGGCAGCCGAGGCCTTCGCCCACAACTGTGATGACAGCgcttccatatcctccttctccCTCGGTGGTGGGGCCAGCAGCAGCACCTCCCTGCCCCATAGCCGCCAGGGCCTGAGCCCTGAGCAGGAAGAGACGGCCTCCCTGGTGTCCACGGGCACCCTGGTCCCTGAGGGCATCTACCTGCCCCCTCCTGGTTACCAGCTTGTCCCAGACAACCAGTGGGAGCAGCTGCAGACAGAG GGGCAGCAGCTGCAGAAGGACCTAGAGAGGCTCAGCCGCGAGCGAGATGAGCTACAAGAGGGCCTGAGACGGAGTAACGAGGACTGTGCCAAGCAG ATGCAGGTACTCCTAGCCCAGGTCCAGAACTCGGAGCAGCTGCTTCGGACCCTGCAGGGGACCGTGAGCCAGGCCCAGGAGCGGGTTCAGCTGCAGATG GCAGAGCTGGCCACCTCCCACAAGTGCCTGAGCCACAAAGTAAAGCGGCTGAATGAGGAGAACCAAGGGCTCCGGGCTGAGCAGTCTCCATCTGCAGCCCCCCGGGGCCTGGAGCAGGAGGATGGCAAGCAAGAGGCGCTGCCCAGCTCAGTGCCG GAGCTGCAGCAGCTGGTGCGATACACGCGGCAGGAGGCGCGGGCCAGTCAGCAGACCCGGGAGCACGAGGCTGAGCGCCTGCGCATTGAAATTGTGACACTGCGGGAGGCGCTGGAGGAGGAGACGGCAGCCAGGGCCAGCCTGGAGGGGCAGTTGAGGGTGCAACGGGAGGAGTCAG AGGTGTTAGAGG CTTCCCTGTGCAGCCTGAGGACGGAGCTGGAGCGAGTCCAGCAGGAACAGAGCAGG GCCGGGCAGCAGGAAGCGCTGAGGCCACCATCAGCCTTAGGCCAGACAGAGGAG GCCCCGCTCACCGACCTCTTCTCAGAACAGAGGGCCAAGATGCTGCGGCTGCAGGCGGAGCTGGAGACCAGCGAGCAG GTACGCCTGGAACGGATCCGCCAGGCAGAGACACTGGAGCAAGTGCACAGCATCCTGGATGAGGCGCCCCTCAGGGATGTCAGGGACATCAAGGACACCTGA
- the CD19 gene encoding B-lymphocyte antigen CD19 isoform X1 encodes MPPPLLLFFLLFLAPAGVRPQKQVLVEEGDDAMLTCLKDPLNSSPESSMPLAWYQGSEIEPFLELKLGLPGLGIQVGPLGIMLLIFNVSYQMGGFYLCQPRPPSEQAWQPGWTVSVNGSGEMFRWNASDLDGLSCNLGNMSSEGPRASSGSPTSSQMYVWTKRHHKTWEADPVCVPPQGSPNQGFNQDLTVAPGSVLWLPCGVPPATVSRGPISWNHVHPKKPNISLLSLDLKYSLAREMWVQGTLWGGTVLLLPQVTVQDAGTYRCHHGNWTEFELKVTARPAVWRWLLKSGGWKVPAVTLIYLLFCLGFLVGLLHLRRALILRRKRKRMTDPTRRFFKVTPPPGNGAQNQYGNVLSLPTTTSSTGRALRWAAGLGGAALPYGNPHNDYREAGASRPQSPQGADPKEEEGEAYEEPDSEEASEFYENDDANNLGQDQLSQDGSSYEHPEGYENPEDGTLGPEDGTLGPEDEDSFSSAESYENEDEVLAPPVPRAVDFLSPHGTAWDPSREATSLGSQSYEDMRGILYAAPQLRSLRAQSGPNHEEDADSYENMDNPDGPEPAWGGGGHMGTWSTR; translated from the exons ATGCCGCCCcctctcctcctctttttcctcctcttccttgctCCGGCAGGAGTCAGGCCCCAGAAACAAGTGCTGGTTGAAG AGGGAGACGATGCCATGCTGACGTGTCTCAAGGACCCCTTAAACTCCTCACCTGAGTCCTCTATGCCCCTGGCCTGGTATCAGGGGTCCGAGATAGAGCCCTTCTTAGAGCTGAAGCTGGGGTTACCAGGCCTGGGCATCCAGGTGGGGCCTCTGGGCATCATGCTGCTCATCTTCAACGTCTCGTACCAGATGGGGGGGTTCTACCTATGCCAGCCACGGCCCCCCTCTGAGCAGGCCTGGCAGCCTGGTTGGACAGTCAGTGTGAATGGCAGCG GGGAGATGTTCAGGTGGAATGCTTCAGACCTAGATGGCCTAAGCTGTAATCTGGGGAACATGTCCTCAGAAGGCCCCAGGGCCTCTTCTGGTTCCCCCACCAGCTCCCAGATGTACGTGTGGACCAAACGTCACCATAAGACCTGGGAGGCAGACCCTGTGTGTGTCCCACCTCAGGGCAGTCCAAACCAGGGCTTCAACCAAG ACCTCACCGTGGCTCCTGGCTCCGTACTCTGGCTACCCTGTGGGGTGCCCCCTGCCACCGTGTCCAGAGGCCCCATCTCCTGGAACCATGTACACCCCAAGAAGCCTAACATCTCACTGCTGAGCCTAGACCTGAAGTATTCTCTAGCCAGAGAGATGTGGGTACAGGGGACCCTCTGGGGAGGGACTGTTCTGTTGCTACCCCAGGTCACAGTTCAAGATGCTGGCACCTATCGATGTCACCATGGCAATTGGACCGAGTTTGAGCTGAAAGTCACTGCCAGGCCAG CAGTATGGCGCTGGCTGCTGAAGTCTGGTGGCTGGAAGGTCCCAGCTGTGACTCTGATTTATCTACTCTTCTGCTTGGGTTTCCTGGTGGGCTTGCTTCATCTTCGAAGAG CCCTGATcctgaggaggaaaagaaagcgAATGACTGACCCTACCAGGAG GTTCTTCAAAGTGACACCTCCGCCGGGAAACGGGGCCCAGAACCAGTACGGCAACGTGCTGTCGCTGCCGACGACCACCTCCAGCACCG GACGCGCCCTCCGATGGGCTGCTGGCCTGGGGGGCGCCGCTTTGCCCTACGGAAACCCGCACAACGACTACCGGGAGGCTGGAGCCTCGAGGCCCCAGAGCCCACAGGGAGCTG ACCCCAAAGAAGAGGAAGGGGAGGCCTATGAGGAGCCGGACAGTGAGGAGGCCTCGGAATTCTATGAGAACGACGATGCCAACAACCTTGGGCAGGACCAACTGTCCCAGG ATGGCAGCAGCTATGAGCACCCTGAGGGCTATGAGAATCCTGAGGATGGGACCTTAGGTCCTGAGGATGGGACCCTGGGTCCTGAGGATGAGGACTCCTTCTCTAGCG cTGAATCTTACGAGAATGAGGATGAAGTGCTGGCCCCACCAGTCCCCCGGGCAGTAG ACTTCCTGAGTCCCCATGGGACTGCTTGGGACCCCAGCCGGGAGGCAACCTCTCTTG GGTCCCAGTCCTATGAAGATATGAGAGGGATCCTGTACGCAGCCCCCCAGCTCCGCTCCCTTCGGGCCCAGTCTGGTCCCAATCATGAGGAAG ATGCAGACTCCTATGAGAACATGGATAATCCCGATGGGCCAGAACCAGCATGGGGAGGAGGTGGCCACATGGGGACCTGGAGCACCAGGTGA